From Coffea arabica cultivar ET-39 chromosome 9c, Coffea Arabica ET-39 HiFi, whole genome shotgun sequence, one genomic window encodes:
- the LOC113710142 gene encoding mechanosensitive ion channel protein 6-like yields the protein MASPSSSEVIVKIDGPDHARDAGHGGTNNQVWREPSIEFWKDNDSASPGGLDYRHHPTNANDMDVVVPDPLSKLIGQFLNKQRAAGAELSLDVDLEVDELHRDQQDGRSSCTSINDNCRNRNPPNFPPLSGDYQTRNADHNDDYELKVSYQQAPAAMSIGSTPTHKVIDIAPDERRRQFSKEIESSSDDDDHDEELEEEENNEKVHPLQEFHRRSNTDANNSNDGHNGVDDVQVLRCTSIQRRTGVLGRMKTKSRLIDPSPERPERRSGMIGKPSGPIRVSGMLGRASGMLGKQPAPPDDEEDDPLFDEDLPEEYRKANLNALTLLQWISLFLIVSALACTLAIPRWKKMKLRGLQLWKWEVLVLVLICGRLVSGWGIRIVVLLIERNFLLRKRVLYFVYGIRKPVQNCIWLGLVLISWQCLFDKKVEGSNSFLRFVNKLMVSMLLATILWLVKTLMVKVLASSFHVSTFFDRIQESLFNQYVIEMLSGPPLIEIKAIREEEDGTMDEVWKLQNAGATLPPDLRPPAFHSAKSGKLSGKLMGTAGLPPRPSRTFSVKISSPMAKHHDDPGITIDDLHRLNPKNISAWNMKRLMNMVRHGVLSTLDEQIMGSSHHDESATQIRSECEAKVAARKIFRNVAKPRAKFIYLEDMMHFLREEEALKIMNIVEGSPESEKISRASLRNWVVNAFRERKALALTLNDTKTAVNKLHQMVNVIVGIIIVIICLVILGIATSKLLLFVSSQVVVVAFIFGNTCKTIFEAIIFLFVMHPFDVGDRCEIDGVQMVVEEMNILTTVFLRFDNQKILYPNSTLATKPIHNYYRSPDMGDSVDFVVHIATPAEKIAIMKQRIISYVESKKEHWYSSPTVVLMDLEGLNRLKMSVWIRHRMNYQDMGTRWQRRALLIEEMINIFKELDIDYRLLPLDINVRTLPPVNSNRFPSTWPTSSS from the exons ATGGCATCGCCCTCCTCCTCCGAAGTCATTGTCAAGATAGATGGCCCTGATCATGCCCGCGACGCTGGACATGGTGGCACCAACAACCAGGTTTGGAGGGAGCCCAGCATCGAATTCTGGAAAGACAACGACTCGGCTTCCCCCGGAGGACTCGATTACCGCCACCATCCTACCAATGCCAATGATATGGACGTCGTCGTCCCGGATCCGCTGTCAAAGCTAATTGGGCAGTTTTTGAATAAACAAAGAGCTGCCGGTGCAGAGTTGTCATTGGATGTGGACCTGGAGGTGGATGAGCTTCATCGAGATCAGCAAGATGGCCGTAGCAGCTGCACCAGCATCAACGATAATTGTAGGAACCGCAACCCTCCAAATTTTCCCCCTTTGAGCGGAGATTACCAAACCCGCAATGCTGATCACAATGATGATTACGAGCTAAAAGTTTCCTACCAGCAGGCTCCTGCAGCAATGTCGATTGGTAGTACTCCTACGCATAAAGTGATTGATATCGCACCCGACGAGAGACGACGTCAATTTAGCAAGGAGATTGAGTCATCCTCAGATGATGATGATCATGACGAGGAGTTGGAGGAGGAGGAAAATAATGAGAAGGTGCATCCCCTGCAAGAGTTTCATAGGAGATCGAACACGGATGCCAATAACAGCAATGATGGTCATAATGGCGTTGATGATGTTCAGGTGCTGAGGTGCACGTCAATACAGAGGAGAACCGGTGTGTTAGGGAGGATGAAAACAAAGTCTAGGTTAATAGACCCGTCCCCTGAGAGGCCCGAGAGAAGGTCAGGGATGATTGGGAAGCCATCCGGCCCTATTAGGGTTTCCGGGATGTTAGGGAGGGCTTCGGGGATGTTAGGGAAGCAGCCTGCGCCACCGGATGACGAAGAGGATGATCCGCTGTTTGACGAAGATCTTCCCGAGGAATACAGGAAGGCCAACCTTAATGCCCTCACCCTGCTGCAATGGATTAGCCTTTTCCTAATTGTGTCCGCTTTGGCCTGTACTCTAGCCATTCCCAGGTGGAAGAAAATGAAGCTGAGAGGACTCCAGTTGTGGAAGTGGGAGGTCTTGGTTCTTGTTCTGATATGCGGTAGGTTAGTCTCTGGTTGGGGAATTAGAATAGTGGTGCTGCTCATCGAGAGGAATTTTCTTCTGCGCAAAAGGGTTCTGTATTTCGTGTATGGCATAAGAAAGCCTGTTCAGAATTGCATTTGGTTGGGTTTGGTTCTAATTTCCTGGCAGTGCCTGTTTGACAAGAAGGTTGAGGGAAGTAACAGCTTCCTACGGTTCGTTAATAAGCTAATGGTGAGCATGCTGCTGGCAACAATTCTATGGCTGGTCAAGACACTGATGGTCAAAGTCCTTGCCTCTTCATTTCATGTTAGCACGTTCTTCGATCGAATTCAAGAATCACTGTTCAATCAGTACGTTATTGAGATGCTGTCTGGACCACCTCTCATTGAGATAAAGGCTATTCGGGAGGAAGAGGATGGGACGATGGATGAGGTTTGGAAACTTCAGAATGCAGGTGCCACTCTGCCGCCTGATCTTAGACCACCTGCTTTCCACTCTGCTAAGAGTGGAAAGTTGAGTGGAAAGTTGATGGGAACAGCAGGACTACCCCCAAGGCCTTCAAGAACATTTAGTGTCAAGATCTCCAGCCCAATGGCCAAGCATCATGATGACCCTGGTATAACAATTGATGACTTGCACAGGCTGAACCCCAAGAATATATCTGCTTGGAATATGAAGAGGTTGATGAATATGGTTAGACATGGGGTCCTGTCTACGCTGGACGAACAAATTATGGGCAGCTCTCACCATGACGAATCTGCCACACAGATTAGAAGTGAGTGTGAGGCCAAAGTTGCAGCAAGGAAGATATTCAGAAATGTAGCAAAACCCAGGGCTAA ATTCATCTACCTAGAAGACATGATGCATTTCTTGCGAGAGGAGGAGGCTTTGAAGATCATGAATATTGTGGAAGGATCACCTGAAAGTGAAAAAATCAGCAGGGCGTCCCTGAGGAACTGGGTG GTCAACGCTTTTAGAGAACGGAAAGCACTTGCATTGACACTGAATGATACAAAAACAGCTGTTAATAAACTTCATCAGATGGTGAACGTAATAGTTGGTATCATCATCGTGATTATCTGCCTCGTAATACTGGGAATTGCAACAAGCAAGCTTTTGCTCTTCGTAAGCTCTCAGGTTGTTGTCGTGGCCTTCATATTTGGAAACACATGCAAGACAATATTCGAAGCCATCATTTTCTTATTTGTGATGCATCCATTTGACGTTGGTGATAGATGCGAGATAGATGGAGTCCAG ATGGTTGTTGAAGAAATGAACATTTTAACTACAGTCTTCCTGAGATTCGACAACCAGAAGATACTGTACCCAAACAGCACTCTTGCAACCAAACCCATCCATAACTATTATCGCAGCCCTGACATGGGCGATTCAGTTGATTTTGTTGTCCATATTGCAACTCCAGCAGAGAAGATTGCCATTATGAAGCAAAGAATAATCAG TTATGTTGAGAGCAAGAAAGAGCATTGGTACTCCTCTCCAACAGTCGTGCTGATGGACCTGGAAGGCTTGAACAGGCTGAAGATGTCGGTATGGATTAGACACAGAATGAATTATCAGGACATGGGAACAAGATGGCAGAGAAGAGCCCTTTTGATTGAAGAGATGATCAACATTTTTAAAGAGCTTGATATTGATTACCGCTTGCTTCCCCTTGATATCAATGTTCGCACCCTGCCCCCTGTTAACTCCAACAGGTTTCCCTCGACCTGGCCAACTTCTTCTAGCTGA